The sequence ATGGATTTTGACGGGACCAAAGATGGTTATGATTTAGAATTAACCAAGGCAGTTACCGGTAAAATTAGTATTCCGGTAATTGCCTCAGGTGGCGCAGGAAAGTTAGAGGATTTCTATAATGTTTTTAAAGATACAGGGGCAGATGCCGCATTAGTTGCCTCGCTTTTTCACTACCAGGAATTTTCGATAAAACAGGTAAAGAATTATTTAAAAGAAAGAGGAGTAGCGGTGAGATTAAGTTAATAGGATTAAGTTTTTAAGCTATAAGTCGTAAGCTTACAACTTATGCTTGGGGGAAGGGGAAATTTAAGTGAAAAAAATATCGTTTAAGTTGTCAAGTTTAAAGTTTGATCAGAATGGGTTAATACCGGCAATTATCCAGGATTATAAAAACCAGCAGGTATTAATGTTGGCTTATATGAATAAGGAATCTTTACGGCGTTCTTTAAAATTGGGTAAAACCTGTTTTTGGTCGCGTTCTCGGAAAGAATATTGGGTTAAGGGATTGACTAGCGGGCATTTTCAGTTTATTAAGTCAATCGACTATGATTGTGATATGGACGCGCTTTTAATTAAAGTACGCCAGGTTGGTAAGGCATGCCATACGAATAATAGAAGTTGTTTTTATAGAAAGATAGAATAGGGGTAAAGGTTGATTAGGCCGACTTTAAGTGAATTTTTAAATTATACCAAAAAAGGCAATGTTATTCCTGTTTACAAAGAGATAAATGCCGATTTGGATACGCCAGTTTCTGCTTTTTTAAAAATCCAGCAGGGGGATTATTCTTTTCTTTTGGAGTCTGTAGAAGGGCAGGAGAAAATCGCTCGCTACTCATTTTTAGGCAGCAATCCCAGTTTGATTTTTAAAAGCAAGGATAAACGGATTGAAATTTTTGATATAGCCGCGAATAAAAAAAGAAATTTTATAACCGATAGTTCTCCTCTTGTTGAAATCAAAAAAATAATGCAAGATTTTCGCAGTGTCCAGATACCTGAGTTGCCACGTTTTTATGGGGGGCTGGTTGGTTATATTGGTTATGATACGGTAAGATTTTTTGAAAACATCCCGGATAAGAACAAAGATAATTTAAATATTCCTGATACGCTTTTAATTTTAACTGATGCGCTTTTAATTTTTGACCGGCTTAACCATACCATAAAAATCGTTAATAATGTTATTTTGCCAAAGGCTTTGAATTTGCCTGAGAAAAAGAAGCTTTATGAACAGGCAATCAAGAAAATTGAATCGATACATAATGATTTTAACCGTTCTGTTATCCTAAGAAATGATGCGATTGGATCCAAAAAGTTACGCATTAACAGTAATTTTAAGCAATCAGAGTTTGTGAGAATAGTTAAAAAGGCAAAAGAATATATAAAGAAGGGCGATATTATCCAGGTAGTTTTATCACAGCGGTTTAAGGTTAAGGCGCAAAAAGATGGTTTCACCATTTATCGGGCTTTACGAAGCCTTAATCCTTCGCCTTATATGTATTATCTTAAATTAAAAGATTTTTCTATTGTTGGTTCAAGTCCTGAGATGCTGGTGCGTTGTGAAAATGGTCTGGTACAGAATCGTCCTATCGCCGGTACCCGCAGGCGCGGTAAAAGTGAACAGGAGGATGTACGCCTTGAAAAAGAACTCTTGAATGATGAGAAAGAAAAAGCAGAACACTTGATGTTGGTAGATTTGGGAAGGAATGATTTAGGCCGTATAAGTGAGCCTGGCCGGGTCAGGGTTGATGAGTTTATGCATGTGGAGAAATATTCCCATGTAATGCATCTGGTCAGCCAGGTGAGCGCGGCTCTTGACAAAAAAAGGTTTGATATCTATGATGTGTTAAAAGCCACATTTCCTGCAGGTACCGTAAGCGGCGCGCCTAAAATCCGGGCAATGGAGATTATTGATGAGCTGGAAAATTTAAAACGCTCGCTTTATGCCGGAGCAATCGGTTATTTTAGTTTTTCGCATAACCTGGATACTTGCATCGCCATCCGTACGATAGTCCTCAAAGATGGTTTTGCTTATGTGCAAGCTGGGGCGGGGATTGTCGCTGACTCTGTTCCGGCAAAAGAATATCAGGAATCAGTGAATAAAGCAGAAGCACTAATGGAAGCAATTAGAAGCAATTAGGAGAGCACTCCGCGCTAATGGGTATTGCGCGCCTGCCTGCCGGCAGGCAGGGGTGTTGCCCTCGTGGGCAAGAAAGGAGAAACTTAATGTCAGTACATATTCGTTTAAGAAGAATAGGCAAGAATCCAGTAGGTAAACCGCACTTTCGCGTTACTGCTTTCGATGAACGTATGGGCCGGGATAGCCGGATAATTGAAGAGTTGGGTTATTATAAGCCGACAACTGGGGCTGCGGTGCTTAAGAAAGAACGCATTGCTGAGTGGGTAAAAAATGGCGCTCAAGCTTCGGCGACCGTAAAAAGTTTATTGAAGAAATTAAATAAAGGAGCCTAATATGCCACAACAAGGTGCAGTTAATCCCATAGTTCAGCTTATGCCGTTAGCATTAATTTTTATTATTTTTTATTTTTTGTTAATAAGGCCTCAGAAGCAAAAAGAGAAAGAGCACCAAAAAATGCTTCTGGGTATTAATAAAAATGATGAGATTGTAACTTTAGGCGGCATCCATGGCACAGTCGTCAATGTAAAGGATAAGACTTTAACTTTACGCATTGATGAAAACGTAAAGATGGAGATTGAGAAAAATAGCGTGGCTTATATAAAGAAACCCAATTAGTTAATGCTGAAAAATTCTCTTTTTGTCATCCTGAGGAGCGAAGCGACGAAGGATCTCAAGAGATTCTTCGTCGAGGCTTTGCCTCTCCTCAGAATGACGATAGGTAAAAAATGGGGTTTTCATCAGTATTAAATAATTAGAATAAACAGGAGTTTTATAAATGGAAAGAAAACTGACCTATAAAATATTGCTTATCTTGGGGGTTATTGGTTTATGTTTATATTATACATTTCCTTTAAATAAGCGCATTAATCTGGGGCTTGATCTTCAGGGTGGAATGCACCTTTTGCTAAAAGTTGATACCAGCCATCTTGAAGGGCAGGCTAAGCTTGATGCATGCGACCGGGCAGTTGAGGTAATCCGCAATCGCATTGATGAATTTGGGGTCAGGGAAACTTCTATTCAAAAGCAGGGTGAGGATGAGATTGTTGTGCAATTACCCGGGGTTACCGATCGGCAACGCGCTATTGATCTAATCGGTAAAACTGCCATGCTTGAATTTAAAATTGTTTCTAATGATGCGGATAAACTTAAAAATGCAATTGCAGGGACAATACCAGAAGGCTATGAGCTAAAGTATTCTTCTGAAGAGAATGAACCCTTATTACTTGAGAAGCAGGCGGTTCTGGTTGGAGATTCACTGACTGATGCTTCAGTCCGTTTTGACCAGAGTCAGTTTAGCGAGCCGATAGTCGGGTTGCGTTTTAATCCCGCAGGCGCCAAAAAATTTGCTGAAGTGACTGCCGCTAATATAGGTAAACGCTTGGCGATTGTTTTGGATGGTAAAGTTCAATCAGCTCCGCGGATTAGAGAGGCAATTCCCTCAGGTGAGGCGGTAATCAGCGGACGATTTGATGTGCAAACAGCTCAGGATTTAGCTTTAGTTTTGAGAGTGGGAGCACTACCAGCTC comes from Candidatus Omnitrophota bacterium and encodes:
- the rpsP gene encoding 30S ribosomal protein S16 is translated as MSVHIRLRRIGKNPVGKPHFRVTAFDERMGRDSRIIEELGYYKPTTGAAVLKKERIAEWVKNGAQASATVKSLLKKLNKGA
- the yajC gene encoding preprotein translocase subunit YajC, with translation MPQQGAVNPIVQLMPLALIFIIFYFLLIRPQKQKEKEHQKMLLGINKNDEIVTLGGIHGTVVNVKDKTLTLRIDENVKMEIEKNSVAYIKKPN
- the trpE gene encoding anthranilate synthase component I, whose product is MIRPTLSEFLNYTKKGNVIPVYKEINADLDTPVSAFLKIQQGDYSFLLESVEGQEKIARYSFLGSNPSLIFKSKDKRIEIFDIAANKKRNFITDSSPLVEIKKIMQDFRSVQIPELPRFYGGLVGYIGYDTVRFFENIPDKNKDNLNIPDTLLILTDALLIFDRLNHTIKIVNNVILPKALNLPEKKKLYEQAIKKIESIHNDFNRSVILRNDAIGSKKLRINSNFKQSEFVRIVKKAKEYIKKGDIIQVVLSQRFKVKAQKDGFTIYRALRSLNPSPYMYYLKLKDFSIVGSSPEMLVRCENGLVQNRPIAGTRRRGKSEQEDVRLEKELLNDEKEKAEHLMLVDLGRNDLGRISEPGRVRVDEFMHVEKYSHVMHLVSQVSAALDKKRFDIYDVLKATFPAGTVSGAPKIRAMEIIDELENLKRSLYAGAIGYFSFSHNLDTCIAIRTIVLKDGFAYVQAGAGIVADSVPAKEYQESVNKAEALMEAIRSN
- the hisI gene encoding phosphoribosyl-AMP cyclohydrolase, which produces MSFKLSSLKFDQNGLIPAIIQDYKNQQVLMLAYMNKESLRRSLKLGKTCFWSRSRKEYWVKGLTSGHFQFIKSIDYDCDMDALLIKVRQVGKACHTNNRSCFYRKIE